TGACTTTGGCGAAACTCCGGCGTTGTTCTTCCGAGAAAGCTTCATCTTTGCTTTGCAAAACTTCGGCAAAACCCATGATGGACGAAAGTGGATTCTTTAAGTCGTGTGCCAGCAGGCTAATAAATTTATCTTTGGTCGCATTGGCTTTGCGCAATTCCTCTTCCGATAGTTTCAGTTTTATCTCATAAAGTCTGCGGTGAGTCAGGGTTTTAGCAACTGATCGTGCCAGGAAAAGCAATAGAACGAACACTGCTAAAAAGAGCGCTCCCAATCGTCCGTAAATTCTTCTTTCTCCTTCTTTTATTCTTGATTCAGGTACATGCGAAATTACTTTGAAGAGATAATCCTGTGATTCGCCAAATATCGGGAGGCTGTCGAGCGGAAGGTTCAATGCCCGGTAAACTTCCTTGATTCGCGTTAGCGGATGTAAAGTCTGGAAAGTGAAAAGTCCTTCATTGTTTCGGAATTGCCCGTTTTTATCGGCCCATATTTTCTTGTGAGCCTCTGGAAAATCGTCCCGGAAAGTCTTGCGTGAATTTCCTTCATCGATGAACGACCAGGTTTTGGTGGGGTCAGGGTGAAGCAGGTAATAGCCCGAACGGTTGACCAGAAGAGAATTACCCTGCCGGCTTCCGTCGCCTTCAATATATTTGCGCAATGCATAACCTGCATTCAGATTGAGAACAAGAATACCTTTCACCATACCGTCTTTGTCAGGAATAGGCGTTGCAATCCGGATGATGGGTTTTAGCGGAAGCTCGATTTTGCCGTTCTCCACGTTCATGTCAAGTGGCGAAAGGTATACTTCGTAAGGTTTGAGTCGAATGGTATGCTGAAAAAATTCCTGGTCGGCTTTGTTTTGCATCCCATCTTCCTGCACTTGATAAGGTTTTCCTTCTTTGTCCATTTTTACCCGGAGACGTTCCATGCCATTTTGGTCGATGAACCGAATCTGATCGTAAAACGATTTTTGCATCATCAGGTTACTGAACTCACGAACGAGTGCTTTTTTATCCTGAGGATTGGGCTGGTTGACATACTCGTTCATGTGCTCTTCGTGTGAGAGAAACATGATATCGGTTACCACGAAGGCAATGTCATCAAGTAAACTACGATATTGAACGGCAATTTTATTTTTCTCCTGTAGCTGGATGTTACCGATGAATTCGTCAATGCGAATGCGTAAGTAGGGTAGGAAGAATAGCGCGGCAAAACCGCCGAAAAGTAAGGCATAGGTGAAAAAATACCGGTAAAATATGCTTCGTTGGTTGTTATTTTTTAGCGTTTTATTCATCGGTTGAAAAAAGCAAATCAGGTAAAGTTCAAGTTATGGAATCTCATTAACTTATCGAGCTCCAATTTAAGTGGTTTTTTCGTAATGCTATCAATTGTTTGCGCATCAGGTTATTTTCCGGTTTGGCTAATGTAGGATCATCATCCAAAATATCAGTCGCAATGTCGCGTGCATACTGCAGTATCTGACCATCTTTGGCGATATTTGCAATTTTCATGTCGAAGGCCATGCCCGACTGTTGCGTTCCTTCAATATCGCCCGGTCCGCGGAGTTTCATGTCGGCTTCGGCTATTTCGAATCCATCGTTGGTTGCCACCATGGTTTCGATGCGTTTCCGGCTTTCGGCCCCCAGTTTATATTTCGACATCAGGATACAAAACGATTGTTCTGCACCGCGTCCTACACGACCGCGCAATTGGTGAAGCTGTGACAGTCCAAAGCGCTCGGTACTTTCGATCACCATCACCGAAGCGTTAGGAACGTCTACGCCCACTTCAATAACGGTAGTAGCCACCATGATGTTTGTTTCCCCGTTCTTGAAACGCATCATCTCAGCATCTTTGTCTGCCGGACGCATTCTGCCGTGCACCATGCTCACGTGGTATTTGGGCTCGGGAAACGCGGTTTTGATATGTTTATATCCTTCTTCCAGGTTTTTGAAATCCATCTTCTCCGATTCGGATATGAGCGGATATACCATGTAAATCTGGCGTCCAATTTCAATCTCTTTTCGCATAAAATCATACACCTTCTTGCGGTTGTTCTCGAAGAAGTGCATGGTTTTGATGGGTTTCCTTCCAGGAGGCAATTCGTCAATGACGGAAACGTCCAAATCGCCGTAAACGGTCATGGCGAGCGTCCGCGGAATCGGTGTTGCAGTCATAACCAACACGTGAGGCGGAACATAATTCTTCCGCCACAAGCGGGCACGTTGGGCTACACCAAACCGGTGTTGTTCGTCGATAATGACCATCCCTAGGTTTTTGAACTTCACTTTTTCTTCGAGCAGTGCATGGGTGCCAATCAGAATGTGAAGTTCGCCGTTTTCGAGTTGCTCATGAATCTCTTTTCGTTCCGATTTTTTGGTGGAACCAGTGAGCAAGCGAACATTTACCGACATGTTGCCCAGAAATTTCCTGATGGAGGCGTAGTGTTGGTTGGCCAGAATCTCAGTGGGTGCCATCATGCTCGACTGAAAACCGTTATCGAGCGCCATCAGCATGGTCATCAAACCCACCATGGTTTTTCCGCTTCCCACATCTCCCTGTAATAGCCGGTTCATCTGTTTGCCGGAACCCACATCTTTCCGAATCTCTTTGATGACCCGCTTTTGCGCTCCGGTCAGTTCGAAGGGGAGGTGATTATGGAAAAATTCGTTGAAGTAATCACCGATGATGGTGAAAGGATGTCCCCGGAATTTTTGTTGCCGGTCGGCTTTCAGATGGAGTATTTTTAGCTGAATGTAAAACAGCTCTTCGAATTTTAGTCGGTATTCCGCTTTGCGTAAGGCATTCGGATTTTGCGGAAAATGAATATTTCCGATGGCTTCAGGCAGC
This Prolixibacter sp. NT017 DNA region includes the following protein-coding sequences:
- a CDS encoding sensor histidine kinase yields the protein MNKTLKNNNQRSIFYRYFFTYALLFGGFAALFFLPYLRIRIDEFIGNIQLQEKNKIAVQYRSLLDDIAFVVTDIMFLSHEEHMNEYVNQPNPQDKKALVREFSNLMMQKSFYDQIRFIDQNGMERLRVKMDKEGKPYQVQEDGMQNKADQEFFQHTIRLKPYEVYLSPLDMNVENGKIELPLKPIIRIATPIPDKDGMVKGILVLNLNAGYALRKYIEGDGSRQGNSLLVNRSGYYLLHPDPTKTWSFIDEGNSRKTFRDDFPEAHKKIWADKNGQFRNNEGLFTFQTLHPLTRIKEVYRALNLPLDSLPIFGESQDYLFKVISHVPESRIKEGERRIYGRLGALFLAVFVLLLFLARSVAKTLTHRRLYEIKLKLSEEELRKANATKDKFISLLAHDLKNPLSSIMGFAEVLQSKDEAFSEEQRRSFAKVIRHSSRSMVDLIDDVLDWWHAQSGTLAVQAEEFDVKELVEAVLILPAGQAEKKDITLVTKFEEGMYAYADPKMIATVIRNLVSNAIKFSHRGGEVIISGKKEHHRITISIQDFGIGISESNQKKLFQVGHKFYTKGTENESGTGIGLILCKEFLEKNNSAIEVESAENKGTIFRFRLPASEDSNT
- the recG gene encoding ATP-dependent DNA helicase RecG, with protein sequence MPEFLDQDIKFLPGVGPRRASLLNSELKIFTFRDLLYYFPFKYVDRTRFYSIREIDTKLPYIQVKGRITGSEVVGEGRSQRLVAYFTDGTGVLELVWFKGIKYVRSSLKTTKQYVVFGKPTEFNGQYNIVHPELEEVDNQQSKQAQGYIQAFYNTTDKLKKSFLNSKVILKLQQNLFPLAKGKLRETLPAWLVEKYNLMSLPEAIGNIHFPQNPNALRKAEYRLKFEELFYIQLKILHLKADRQQKFRGHPFTIIGDYFNEFFHNHLPFELTGAQKRVIKEIRKDVGSGKQMNRLLQGDVGSGKTMVGLMTMLMALDNGFQSSMMAPTEILANQHYASIRKFLGNMSVNVRLLTGSTKKSERKEIHEQLENGELHILIGTHALLEEKVKFKNLGMVIIDEQHRFGVAQRARLWRKNYVPPHVLVMTATPIPRTLAMTVYGDLDVSVIDELPPGRKPIKTMHFFENNRKKVYDFMRKEIEIGRQIYMVYPLISESEKMDFKNLEEGYKHIKTAFPEPKYHVSMVHGRMRPADKDAEMMRFKNGETNIMVATTVIEVGVDVPNASVMVIESTERFGLSQLHQLRGRVGRGAEQSFCILMSKYKLGAESRKRIETMVATNDGFEIAEADMKLRGPGDIEGTQQSGMAFDMKIANIAKDGQILQYARDIATDILDDDPTLAKPENNLMRKQLIALRKNHLNWSSIS